CACGCCCGCCTGTATGGGTTGCCCCTTCTCGCCGTGCGCGGCCAGAGGTGCGTTCGCCGTCCCCGCCCAGGGGCGCGGGGAACTGCGCGGCCAGCCCACGTCGGCCGGCATCCGCCCTGCGACCTCACCCGGCACTTCCATGGGCGTCCGAGGCGTGTCTCAGGTGGTCTTTCCGGGGATGCGGATGACCGCCTTGCCCGAGGTCAGGTCCACCGTTGACCGTGGTGGTGCCCCGTCCTCCTCGTCATCGCGGAGCACCAACGCGCTCTGCCGTTCCTTCAGCTCGTTCTGCTTGCCCGGTGAGAGGGCTGCGTGGAGCTGTTCGAAGCCGGTCGCGGAGATCTGGCCCTGGCGGCCCGCGTTGCGCCAGGGGAGCATCCCGGCCCGGCCGGCGCGCAGGAGCAGCTGGTCGACGAAGGCGAGGAGTGTGAGAAGCACCACCAGGCCCGGCAGGGTCATGAAGAAAACGAACTGCACAGGCGCTCCCCGGGGCTTTGGACCGTTGACCCCAC
This is a stretch of genomic DNA from Streptomyces sp. NBC_00285. It encodes these proteins:
- a CDS encoding DUF6191 domain-containing protein, producing MQFVFFMTLPGLVVLLTLLAFVDQLLLRAGRAGMLPWRNAGRQGQISATGFEQLHAALSPGKQNELKERQSALVLRDDEEDGAPPRSTVDLTSGKAVIRIPGKTT